The following coding sequences lie in one Vigna radiata var. radiata cultivar VC1973A unplaced genomic scaffold, Vradiata_ver6 scaffold_376, whole genome shotgun sequence genomic window:
- the LOC106780210 gene encoding uncharacterized protein LOC106780210 yields the protein MIGWSVELSEFGLQYEPRGSVKVQHLAEFAIELPYPMPKQVWKLYVDGSAGKAGGGAGIVLEGSNGVIVEQFVVFKFKVSNNQAEYEALIVGMELAWDIEVDILECRTDSQIVEGHMNGSYQNTRADRLSKLADGKEKGVLNSVIRQVLSEPSIECHTISTPCNPNDQNCWKEEIIRLIRKQEAGHNLQAEETKKISRYCLIGDDLYRRGYVTPIMKCLSTEEATYVLQELHHGICGRHTGGRALKARVLRAGFFWPTLEQDYISFSQKCVSCQKHGNVFHAPASELHNIFAPWPFAQWGMDIVGPFPTNGQAEAANKIIVNELKKRLGEALGGWVDEIDQVLWGYRCSPHGSTGESPFNLTCGTYAMLPVEVGEPTMRRKLSDMMINDEQLRSNLDVIDERRHIAAIKNEAYKRLVPRRYNTKVISIG from the exons ATGATAGGATGGTCAGTTGAGTTGTCCGAGTTTGGACTTCAATATGAGCCCAGAGGTTCGGTGAAAGTCCAGCATTTAGCTGAATTCGCGATTGAATTACCTTACCCGATGCCCAAACAGGTTTGGAAATTGTATGTGGATGGGTCTGCGGGTAAAGCTGGTGGAGGAGCAGGAATAGTTTTAGAAGGATCGAACGGTGTTATAGTTGAACAGTTTGTTGTCTTCAAATTCAAAGTCAGCAATAATCAAGCTGAATATGAAGCATTGATTGTTGGGATGGAGCTCGCTTGGGATATCGAAGTAGATATTTTAGAATGTCGCACGGATTCTCAGATAGTTGAAGGGCATATGAACGGTAGCTATCAG AACACGCGAGCCGATCGCTTATCCAAGTTGGCCGATGGGAAGGAGAAAGGGGTCCTTAACTCAGTCATTCGGCAAGTATTATCTGAGCCAAGTATAGAATGTCACACTATCTCTACTCCGTGTAATCCTAATGATCAGAATTGCTGGAAAGAGGAGATCATTCGGTTAATACGAAAACAGGAAGCAGGACACAATCTACAGGCTGAAGAAACGAAGAAAATATCCAGATATTGCCTGATCGGGGATGATCTATATCGCAGAGGATATGTTACGCCTATTATGAAGTGTCTATCCACAGAGGAAGCCACGTATGTTTTACAGGAATTACACCATGGCATATGTGGTAGGCACACCGGGGGTCGGGCATTAAAGGCTCGGGTTCTGAGAGCAGGTTTCTTTTGGCCTACATTGGAACAAGACTACATATCTTTTTCACAGAAATGTGTGTCGTGCCAAAAGCACGGTAATGTTTTTCATGCTCCGGCATCAGAGTTACACAACATATTTGCCCCTTGGCCGTTTGCTCAATGGGGCATGGACATAGTCGGTCCATTTCCG ACGAACGGGCAAGCTGAAGCGGCTAACAAAATTATCGTTAATGAACTCAAGAAACGCCTAGGTGAAGCTTTAGGGGGATGGGTCGATGAAATCGACCAGGTCTTATGGGGATACCGCTGCTCCCCGCACGGTTCAACTGGTGAATCACCTTTCAATTTAACCTGTGGGACATATGCTATGCTACCTGTAGAAGTTGGTGAACCAACCATGCGACGAAAGCTCTCAGATATGATGATCAATGACGAACAACTTCGAAGTAATTTGGATGTAATAGATGAACGGCGACATATAGCGGCTATAAAAAATGAAGCATACAAGAGATTGGTACCCCGAAGATACAATACTAAG GTGATATCTATCGGGTGA
- the LOC106780211 gene encoding uncharacterized protein LOC106780211, whose translation MLSFVDYLYAEEPQTMAELQHKLTSFIRIEEGRAHYKGKESESRGHIRREGINRGIQRREERPVGPRRMEQPRLLQRVHHTPLNAPCTRVMEEALRADLLKAVRAPTPLGADESKYCRYHQNRGHTTEDCNTLKDKLENLIQAGHLQKFVQRRQTCTQNGATHQSEKRNRRDQSRSRSRSRERVTRGIINTISGGFAGSGPSVSARKRHLRNLHHVNQTGIDRKSMPVISFSHDDFHAPDPDQDDPMVIVAMIAPYQVGKVLTKEARPIFYIGGRLRKWIYQRELSNLLMSRL comes from the coding sequence ATGTTGTCCTTCGTAGATTACCTATACGCCGAAGAGCCACAAACAATGGCCGAACTACAACACAAACTGACGAGCTTTATTAGAATCGAAGAAGGAAGAGCTCATTATAAAGGCAAGGAGAGCGAATCAAGAGGGCATATTAGGAGGGAGGGTATAAATCGGGGGATCCAAAGGAGAGAGGAACGACCAGTCGGGCCAAGAAGGATGGAGCAACCTCGACTCTTGCAACGCGTCCACCATACACCTCTTAATGCCCCTTGTACTAGGGTGATGGAAGAAGCGTTAAGAGCCGATTTATTGAAGGCAGTTCGAGCTCCCACACCTTTGGGAGCTGATGAAAGCAAATATTGCAGGTACCACCAAAACAGAGGTCACACTACGGAAGACTGCAATACCTTGAAGGATAAACTGGAAAATCTTATTCAAGCTGGACATTTGCAAAAATTTGTGCAACGTCGTCAGACATGCACACAGAACGGTGCAACTCAccaaagtgagaaaagaaatagACGGGATCAAAGTAGAAGCAGAAGCCGAAGCAGGGAAAGGGTGACAAGAGGCATTATAAATACCATCTCTGGCGGGTTCGCAGGAAGTGGCCCATCGGTATCAGCTCGTAAAAGGCATTTACGAAATTTGCATCATGTGAATCAAACGGGAATAGATAGAAAATCTATGCCTGTGATCTCCTTTTCACACGATGACTTCCATGCTCCAGATCCTGATCAAGATGACCCAATGGTAATAGTTGCCATGATCGCCCCGTACCAGGTGGGAAAGGTATTGACCAAGGAAGCTCGGCCAATATTCTATATTGGAGGACGTTTACGCAAATGGATATACCAGAGGGAGCTATCCAACCTTTTAATGAGCAGATTGTAG